In Helicobacter mastomyrinus, a single genomic region encodes these proteins:
- a CDS encoding NAD(P)-dependent alcohol dehydrogenase codes for MLLKDNLTQATSGAEIDALGYAVAHKDDTFKPFSFKRHTMGEYDIFIEILYAGICHSDIHSARSEWRKGIYPMVPGHEIAGKVVAVGSKVSKFKVGDYAGVGCMVNSCGECAACKKSQEQFCENGKVVFTYDCLDCFHNNAPTYGGYSNNIVVNEKFAICVPKDASLEKVAPLLCAGITTYSPIKFSNVKGGDKVAVAGFGGLGVMALKYALQMGAEVSVFARNKNKEKEALALGAKALYTTDRLKDVKERFDFIISTIPTAYNVNDYVDLLAFGGEMAIVGLPPAELKTHIDVARLVFSAGKKVYGSLIGGIKETQEMLDFSLRHRIYPETEVISVNDINEAYTNLTTGKAKFRYVIDMSSLKA; via the coding sequence ATGTTATTAAAAGATAATCTCACTCAAGCTACAAGCGGTGCGGAGATAGACGCGCTAGGCTATGCTGTGGCGCATAAAGATGATACCTTTAAGCCCTTTAGCTTCAAACGTCATACTATGGGCGAATATGATATTTTCATAGAGATTCTCTATGCTGGAATCTGCCATAGCGATATACATTCCGCACGAAGTGAATGGAGGAAGGGCATTTACCCTATGGTGCCCGGACACGAAATAGCCGGAAAGGTCGTGGCTGTGGGGAGCAAGGTGAGTAAGTTCAAAGTCGGTGATTATGCGGGCGTGGGCTGTATGGTCAATTCTTGCGGGGAATGTGCGGCATGTAAGAAATCCCAAGAGCAGTTTTGTGAGAACGGCAAAGTGGTTTTCACATATGATTGCCTTGATTGCTTTCATAATAACGCCCCCACTTATGGAGGCTATTCCAATAATATCGTGGTGAATGAAAAATTTGCTATTTGCGTCCCAAAAGATGCGTCATTAGAGAAAGTCGCTCCCTTGCTGTGTGCGGGGATTACGACATATTCACCTATTAAATTTAGCAATGTCAAAGGCGGCGATAAGGTCGCAGTAGCTGGGTTTGGCGGACTTGGTGTAATGGCTTTAAAATACGCATTGCAAATGGGTGCGGAGGTGAGCGTATTTGCCCGTAATAAAAATAAGGAAAAAGAAGCCTTAGCACTTGGTGCAAAAGCCCTATACACGACTGATAGGCTAAAAGATGTAAAGGAGAGATTTGATTTTATCATCTCTACTATTCCTACTGCTTATAATGTGAATGATTATGTGGATTTGCTTGCCTTTGGGGGTGAAATGGCGATTGTCGGGTTGCCTCCTGCGGAGCTAAAAACGCATATTGATGTAGCACGTCTTGTATTTTCTGCGGGTAAAAAGGTCTATGGCTCACTCATTGGGGGCATTAAAGAGACGCAAGAAATGCTAGATTTCTCACTCAGACATAGAATCTACCCCGAAACAGAGGTTATTAGCGTTAATGATATTAATGAGGCTTATACAAACCTCACCACAGGCAAGGCAAAATTCCGCTATGTGATTGATATGAGTAGTTTGAAAGCTTAG